One Bos indicus isolate NIAB-ARS_2022 breed Sahiwal x Tharparkar chromosome 10, NIAB-ARS_B.indTharparkar_mat_pri_1.0, whole genome shotgun sequence DNA window includes the following coding sequences:
- the LOC109565043 gene encoding ribosomal protein eL22-like yields MVPKKDKKPKKSTWKFNLDLTHPVEDGTFDSGNFEQFLWEKVKVNGKTVNLGNVVHIERFKNKIIVISEKQFSKRYLKYLTKKYLKKNNLRDWLRVVASDKETYELRYFQISQDEDESESED; encoded by the coding sequence ATGGTGCCGAAGAAAGACAAGAAGCCTAAGAAGTCAACCTGGAAGTTTAATTTGGATCTTACTCATCCAGTAGAAGATGGAACTTTTGATTCGGGAAATTTTGAACAGTTTCTGTGGGAGAAGGTTAAAGTGAATGGAAAAACTGTAAATCTTGGGAATGTCGTTCACATTGAACGCTTCAAGAATAAAATCATAGTCATTTCTGAGAAGCAGTTCTCTAAAAGGTATTTGAAGTACCTTACCAAAAAATACCTTAAAAAGAACAATCTTCGTGATTGGCTTCGTGTGGTTGCATCTGACAAGGAGACTTATGAGCTTCGTTACTTCCAGATTAGTCAAGATGAAGATGAATCTGAGTCTGAGGACTAG